In one window of Fusobacterium perfoetens DNA:
- the queE gene encoding putative 7-carboxy-7-deazaguanine synthase QueE — protein MINYKVVEIFESINGEGKKAGQLALFIRFQKCNLNCSYCDTKWANSDDSPYTLMNLEELYKKVVESGIKNVTITGGEPLLQENIEIFLKKLAENPEINVEIETNGSINLKRFGEIKNAPSFTMDYKLPKSNMEKFMDLENFKYLKEKDTVKFVVSNIDDLERAREIIEKYSLVEKCAVYISPVFGKIELSSMVDFMKKYKMNGVNMQLQIHKIIWDPETKGV, from the coding sequence ATGATAAATTATAAAGTTGTTGAAATTTTTGAAAGTATTAATGGAGAGGGGAAAAAAGCAGGACAATTAGCACTTTTTATAAGATTTCAAAAATGTAATTTAAATTGCAGTTATTGTGATACAAAATGGGCAAACAGCGATGATTCTCCTTATACTCTTATGAATTTGGAAGAATTATACAAAAAAGTTGTGGAAAGTGGGATAAAGAACGTAACAATTACAGGAGGAGAGCCACTTCTTCAAGAAAATATTGAAATATTTTTAAAAAAGTTAGCTGAAAATCCCGAAATAAATGTTGAAATAGAAACAAACGGAAGTATAAATTTAAAAAGGTTTGGAGAAATAAAAAATGCTCCATCATTTACAATGGATTATAAACTTCCAAAAAGTAATATGGAAAAATTTATGGATCTAGAAAATTTTAAATATTTAAAAGAGAAAGATACCGTAAAGTTTGTAGTAAGCAATATTGATGATCTTGAGAGAGCGAGGGAAATAATTGAAAAATATTCTCTTGTTGAAAAATGTGCAGTATATATAAGTCCTGTTTTTGGAAAGATAGAATTGTCTTCCATGGTTGATTTTATGAAAAAATATAAAATGAACGGTGTAAATATGCAATTACAAATTCATAAAATAATTTGGGACCCAGAAACAAAAGGAGTTTAA
- the folE gene encoding GTP cyclohydrolase I FolE: MDTEAIKFHIKGLITALGENSEREGLKETPERVAKMFEEIFEGTKYTNDEIVSMFNKTFEDDVVSENENMVIVRDIDIFSFCEHHLALMYDMSVTVAYIPKGKVIGLSKIARICDMVSKRLQLQERIGKDIAYIMEKVTGSSDVAVLIKGKHSCMTMRGIKKNNSFTETIVFNGKFKNNFMLQNKLYNMI, from the coding sequence ATGGATACAGAAGCAATAAAATTTCATATAAAGGGATTGATTACAGCTTTGGGAGAAAATTCTGAAAGAGAAGGTCTGAAAGAAACTCCAGAGAGAGTTGCAAAAATGTTTGAAGAGATTTTTGAGGGAACAAAATATACAAATGATGAGATTGTCTCTATGTTTAATAAAACTTTTGAAGATGATGTGGTTTCAGAAAATGAAAATATGGTTATCGTGAGGGATATTGATATTTTTAGTTTTTGCGAACACCATTTAGCACTTATGTATGATATGAGTGTAACAGTTGCTTATATTCCAAAAGGAAAAGTAATCGGACTAAGCAAAATTGCAAGAATATGTGATATGGTGAGCAAAAGGCTTCAACTTCAAGAGAGAATAGGAAAAGATATAGCTTACATAATGGAAAAAGTTACAGGCTCTTCAGATGTAGCAGTTTTGATAAAAGGAAAACATAGTTGTATGACAATGAGAGGAATTAAAAAAAATAATAGTTTTACAGAAACAATTGTTTTTAATGGAAAATTTAAAAATAATTTTATGTTGCAAAATAAATTATACAACATGATTTAG
- the queC gene encoding 7-cyano-7-deazaguanine synthase QueC, translated as MKALILFSGGIDSTTCLAMAIEKYGRENVIALSTLYGQKHTKELKAARDIAKYYNVELLEIDLTKIFAYSSCSLLAHSDKKIPHSSYANQLKEAEGETVSTYVPFRNGLFLSVAASIALSKDCDVILYGAHGDDAAGNAYPDCSKEFNDAINLAIYEGSGKKLKVEAPFVDMHKKDIVKIGLDLKVPYELTWSCYEGKEFSCGECGTCIDRERAFELNGTVDPLVKLREEKNERIR; from the coding sequence ATGAAAGCGTTGATTTTATTTAGTGGTGGAATAGATAGTACAACTTGTTTAGCAATGGCTATTGAAAAATATGGAAGAGAAAATGTTATTGCTTTAAGTACTTTGTATGGACAAAAACATACAAAAGAATTAAAGGCAGCAAGGGATATAGCAAAATATTATAATGTAGAACTTTTAGAAATTGATTTGACAAAAATATTTGCATATAGTAGCTGTTCTTTGTTGGCTCATTCAGATAAAAAAATACCACATAGCAGTTATGCAAATCAGTTGAAAGAAGCAGAAGGAGAAACAGTTTCAACTTATGTTCCTTTCAGAAATGGATTATTTTTGTCAGTGGCAGCAAGTATAGCACTTTCTAAAGATTGTGATGTCATTTTATACGGAGCTCACGGTGATGATGCAGCAGGAAATGCTTATCCTGACTGTAGCAAAGAATTTAACGATGCTATAAATTTGGCAATTTATGAGGGAAGTGGAAAAAAATTAAAAGTCGAAGCTCCTTTTGTAGATATGCATAAAAAAGATATAGTAAAAATTGGACTTGATTTAAAAGTACCATATGAATTAACGTGGAGCTGTTATGAAGGAAAAGAATTTTCATGTGGAGAATGTGGAACTTGTATAGATAGAGAAAGAGCTTTTGAATTAAATGGGACAGTTGACCCATTGGTAAAATTAAGGGAGGAAAAAAATGAGAGAATTAGATAA
- the queF gene encoding preQ(1) synthase, whose translation MRELDNLTLLGNQGVKYPRDYAPEVLETFDNKHVENDYFVKFNCPEFTSLCPITGQPDFANIVISYVPNIKMVESKSLKLYLFSFRNHGDFHEDCINIIMKDLIKLMDPKYIEVWGKFTPRGGISIDPYCNYGKKGTKWEEIAFNRMSNHDLYPEKVDNR comes from the coding sequence ATGAGAGAATTAGATAATTTAACACTTTTAGGAAATCAAGGAGTGAAATATCCTCGGGATTATGCACCTGAGGTGCTAGAAACTTTTGATAATAAACATGTTGAAAATGACTATTTTGTAAAATTTAATTGTCCTGAGTTTACAAGCCTTTGTCCAATCACAGGTCAGCCTGATTTTGCAAATATAGTAATTTCTTATGTGCCAAATATAAAAATGGTTGAAAGTAAATCTTTAAAATTGTATTTATTTAGTTTTAGAAATCATGGGGATTTCCATGAAGATTGTATAAATATAATAATGAAAGACTTAATAAAGTTGATGGATCCAAAATATATAGAAGTATGGGGAAAATTTACTCCAAGAGGAGGAATCTCAATTGATCCATACTGTAATTATGGAAAAAAAGGGACAAAATGGGAGGAGATAGCTTTTAATCGTATGTCTAACCACGATTTATATCCTGAAAAAGTAGATAATAGATAA
- a CDS encoding response regulator transcription factor, translated as MKNKILIIDDSEEILFAISEFFKIKDWDTLVAHNVEEGLKIINSDNNIDIIIIDYHLPYINGILGVKLIRQINKDVPIIALTIEGEEKVAEQFFEVGANDFAIKPIKVLDLYSRVNVHLKTNEKSKEKLNFDYRKGINQNTIILIKEKMENLDRYITIEEISEITGLAPKTVNKYMNYLVECEKIHMKIIYGKIGRPKNKYLWK; from the coding sequence ATGAAAAATAAGATTTTAATTATAGATGATTCAGAAGAGATACTTTTTGCCATCTCTGAATTTTTTAAAATAAAAGATTGGGATACTCTTGTAGCTCATAATGTAGAAGAGGGATTAAAAATAATAAATTCTGATAATAATATAGATATCATTATTATTGATTACCATCTTCCTTATATAAATGGAATTCTAGGAGTAAAACTTATTCGTCAAATTAACAAAGATGTTCCTATTATTGCTCTCACTATTGAGGGAGAGGAAAAAGTAGCTGAACAATTCTTTGAAGTTGGAGCAAATGATTTTGCTATTAAGCCAATAAAAGTTTTGGATCTTTATTCAAGAGTTAATGTACATCTAAAAACTAATGAAAAATCAAAAGAAAAATTAAATTTTGATTATAGAAAAGGAATCAACCAAAACACTATTATTCTGATAAAAGAAAAAATGGAAAATCTTGATAGATATATAACTATTGAAGAGATTTCTGAAATCACTGGACTAGCTCCTAAAACAGTCAATAAATATATGAATTATCTTGTTGAATGTGAAAAAATTCATATGAAGATAATCTATGGAAAAATTGGAAGACCAAAAAATAAATATTTATGGAAATAA
- a CDS encoding sensor histidine kinase has protein sequence MENLNKFFEIKLNKKESIWGIIMVAFSIILPNFLLPYIFNIYKYFNKIVDLWSIEYLIYSAFYLVFFNTLTLFPIFLSVFLLMDSTEIELNKKQNYFLKILFGFFLIQIIYLLVYKYYYDMDYYFGKVAILEMIYISIHSNQRFKNISLFKRNMVLFLIFIGIQWLEITKYFSFLEYANTGEIFFDLKAMADLLDASFLLDFIGFCLFIIFFIFSITLLLLFLDQEKTKNIYENEKQINQTLSELAIQETENRYLKEIQYLVHDLKTPLFSIGTLVEILNMDEENPRKLDYFKRIDASLDRCNIMISEILRDSTKNALKLQKVFDFIFSYLSTHNSINYIKFKNYCPNIKLKVNKIVFSRAIINLIINSYEAIGNKKDGVINIVVKSYSSSVLIIVEDNGIGMDKFQMKNIFNKGYSTKSSSGIGLNFVKKVLEEHKSKVFVKSKKNYGTKFFIVLGKESIKNEK, from the coding sequence ATGGAAAATTTAAATAAATTTTTTGAAATAAAACTTAATAAAAAAGAATCTATTTGGGGAATCATTATGGTGGCTTTTAGTATTATCTTACCAAATTTTTTGCTACCTTACATATTCAATATCTATAAGTATTTTAATAAAATTGTAGATTTATGGAGTATTGAATATCTTATCTATTCTGCTTTTTATCTAGTTTTTTTTAATACTCTTACTCTGTTCCCAATTTTTTTGTCTGTATTTTTACTAATGGATTCAACTGAGATAGAACTAAATAAAAAACAGAATTATTTTCTTAAAATTTTATTTGGATTTTTCTTGATTCAAATAATATATCTTTTAGTTTATAAATATTATTATGATATGGATTATTATTTTGGAAAAGTGGCTATTCTTGAAATGATATATATATCTATCCACTCCAATCAAAGATTTAAAAATATTAGTTTATTTAAAAGAAATATGGTATTATTTTTAATCTTTATAGGAATACAGTGGCTCGAGATCACTAAATATTTCTCCTTTTTAGAATATGCAAATACTGGTGAAATATTTTTTGATTTAAAAGCTATGGCTGATCTTTTAGATGCCTCTTTTTTATTAGATTTTATAGGATTTTGTCTTTTCATTATATTTTTTATTTTCTCTATAACTTTGCTCTTATTATTTCTTGATCAAGAGAAAACAAAAAATATCTACGAAAATGAAAAACAGATAAATCAGACTCTTTCAGAATTAGCCATACAAGAAACTGAAAATAGATATTTAAAAGAGATTCAATATTTAGTACACGATTTAAAAACTCCTCTTTTTTCAATAGGAACTCTTGTAGAGATTCTTAATATGGACGAAGAAAATCCTAGAAAATTAGATTATTTCAAAAGAATTGATGCCTCTTTAGATAGATGTAATATTATGATTTCAGAAATTTTAAGAGATTCTACTAAAAATGCTTTAAAGTTACAAAAGGTTTTTGATTTTATTTTCTCTTATCTTTCTACTCATAACTCAATAAACTATATAAAATTTAAAAATTATTGTCCTAACATAAAACTTAAAGTAAATAAGATAGTTTTTTCAAGAGCTATAATAAATTTGATAATAAACTCTTATGAGGCTATTGGAAATAAAAAAGATGGAGTAATAAATATTGTTGTTAAAAGTTACTCTTCTTCTGTTTTAATTATTGTTGAAGATAATGGAATTGGAATGGATAAATTTCAGATGAAAAATATTTTTAATAAAGGATATTCCACTAAGAGTTCATCTGGAATTGGATTAAATTTTGTAAAAAAAGTTCTTGAAGAACATAAAAGTAAAGTCTTTGTAAAAAGTAAAAAAAATTATGGAACTAAATTTTTTATAGTTCTTGGAAAGGAGAGTATTAAAAATGAAAAATAA
- the ggt gene encoding gamma-glutamyltransferase, which produces MKKRLFFAAVIASFALSLTACSGSSKKDVVNPQNFVVKEVKDWRPYDAQGEMIREDRGAYGKVGIVSTSKFEASKIGLDIIKKGGNAIDAAVAAGFALGVCEPNSSGLGGGGFMTIRIAKTGETIFIDFRERAPKKATAEMWKVDKDGKVVGNQKKEGGKAAGIPGEVAGLLYALEKYGTMSREEVIRPSVNLARNGFYVTPTLSGDMKNQFDMMEKYPETGKVFLNDGFPYEVGEKFTNPDMAKTLEIIIEKGKDGFYKGEVGKAIVKSLNKHDGLFTMEDLANYKPIIRKPVVGNYRGYEIISSPSPSSGGAIVIEILNILENFNVGEMEVNSPEYLHLFSEAYKLAYADRAKYMGDSDYIPVPMKGFVSKDYAKEVSKYIDMKQSKPSKAHDPWQYESEDTTHYSIADKEGNMVSITKTVNGLFGNSVVVDGYGFVLNNEMDDFVTGAGHPNSVMPGKTPLSSMSPTIVLKDGKPFMVLGSPGATKIISTVSQVISRVIDHGMGMQEAIDAPRLYDNTSDVINVESRVSEKTVKKLEKMGHKVVTTEDWDRGMGSVQGVLYREDGLLEGGADPRRDGKALGF; this is translated from the coding sequence ATGAAAAAAAGACTTTTTTTCGCAGCTGTTATAGCATCATTTGCATTAAGTTTAACAGCTTGTAGTGGATCATCTAAAAAAGATGTTGTTAATCCTCAAAATTTTGTTGTAAAAGAGGTAAAGGATTGGAGACCTTATGATGCTCAAGGAGAAATGATAAGGGAAGATAGGGGAGCTTATGGAAAAGTAGGAATTGTTTCTACAAGTAAATTTGAAGCAAGTAAAATAGGACTTGATATAATTAAAAAAGGTGGAAATGCTATTGACGCTGCAGTAGCTGCTGGATTTGCTTTAGGAGTATGTGAACCTAACTCATCTGGACTTGGTGGTGGAGGATTTATGACAATCAGAATCGCCAAAACAGGTGAAACTATATTTATAGACTTTAGAGAAAGAGCTCCTAAAAAAGCAACTGCAGAGATGTGGAAAGTTGACAAAGATGGAAAAGTAGTAGGAAATCAAAAGAAAGAGGGAGGAAAAGCAGCAGGTATCCCTGGTGAAGTTGCAGGACTTTTATATGCCCTTGAAAAATATGGAACAATGTCAAGAGAGGAAGTAATCAGACCTTCAGTTAATTTAGCAAGAAATGGATTTTATGTAACTCCTACATTATCAGGAGATATGAAAAATCAATTTGATATGATGGAAAAATATCCAGAAACTGGAAAAGTATTTTTAAATGATGGATTCCCATATGAAGTTGGAGAAAAATTTACTAATCCAGATATGGCAAAAACTTTAGAAATAATAATAGAAAAAGGTAAAGATGGATTCTATAAAGGTGAAGTAGGAAAAGCTATAGTTAAATCTTTAAATAAACACGATGGATTATTTACAATGGAAGATTTAGCAAACTATAAACCTATTATTAGAAAACCAGTTGTAGGAAATTATAGAGGTTATGAAATAATTTCTTCTCCATCTCCAAGTTCTGGTGGAGCAATAGTAATTGAAATATTAAATATCTTAGAAAACTTTAACGTAGGAGAAATGGAAGTTAACTCTCCAGAATATTTACATCTATTCTCTGAAGCATATAAATTAGCTTATGCTGATAGAGCAAAATATATGGGAGATAGCGACTATATTCCAGTTCCTATGAAAGGATTTGTATCAAAAGATTATGCTAAAGAAGTTTCTAAATATATAGATATGAAACAATCTAAACCAAGTAAAGCTCACGACCCTTGGCAATATGAATCAGAAGATACAACTCACTACTCAATAGCTGACAAAGAAGGAAATATGGTTTCTATTACAAAAACAGTTAATGGATTATTTGGAAACAGTGTAGTTGTAGATGGATATGGATTTGTTTTAAATAATGAAATGGACGACTTTGTAACAGGAGCTGGACATCCAAACTCAGTTATGCCAGGGAAAACTCCTCTTAGCTCAATGTCACCAACAATAGTTCTTAAAGACGGAAAACCATTTATGGTTTTAGGTTCTCCAGGAGCAACTAAAATAATAAGTACAGTTTCTCAAGTAATCAGTAGAGTAATTGACCACGGAATGGGAATGCAAGAAGCTATCGATGCTCCAAGACTTTATGATAATACATCTGATGTAATTAATGTTGAATCAAGAGTTTCTGAAAAAACAGTTAAGAAACTAGAGAAAATGGGACATAAAGTTGTAACAACTGAGGATTGGGACAGAGGAATGGGTTCAGTTCAAGGTGTACTATATAGAGAAGATGGTCTATTAGAAGGTGGAGCAGACCCAAGAAGAGACGGAAAAGCACTAGGATTCTAG
- a CDS encoding DUF6305 family protein, whose translation MKKLLLLSTFLLSTAAALAANFDKPILLTSVGQSADVQMVKALLKKGQIEANFDKSVTAEGLKGEKTLILAIGGSSKGLGAAGIKAEDEIARTEKLIKEAKAQGVKIIGMHIGGAARRGELSDKFVNAAAPHSDYLIVVSEGNKDGAFTKIAEENKIPMDTVEKITGALEPLKKAFE comes from the coding sequence ATGAAAAAATTATTATTACTATCAACATTTTTATTATCAACAGCAGCAGCTTTAGCGGCAAACTTTGATAAACCAATACTATTGACATCAGTAGGACAAAGTGCAGATGTACAAATGGTAAAAGCATTATTAAAGAAAGGTCAAATAGAAGCAAACTTTGACAAATCAGTAACAGCAGAAGGATTAAAAGGAGAAAAAACTTTAATACTAGCAATAGGAGGAAGTTCAAAAGGTCTAGGAGCAGCAGGAATAAAAGCTGAAGATGAGATAGCAAGAACAGAAAAGTTAATAAAAGAAGCTAAAGCTCAAGGAGTAAAAATAATAGGAATGCATATAGGAGGAGCAGCAAGAAGAGGAGAATTATCAGATAAATTCGTAAACGCAGCAGCTCCACATTCAGACTATCTAATTGTAGTATCAGAAGGAAATAAAGACGGAGCATTTACAAAGATAGCAGAAGAAAATAAAATACCAATGGACACAGTAGAAAAAATAACAGGAGCTTTAGAACCACTAAAAAAAGCTTTTGAATAA
- a CDS encoding TRAP transporter large permease subunit, giving the protein MSIELILFLTMVIVFMASCFVLKLPVSIAMVLASISAMIVSGNGIPVRHLVEGCFGYIDTILVIATAMVFMKVVQEIGTLNALSASMLKKFHKTPAILLIILMFISMFPGMITGSSTASVLTAGSIVAPILMLIGIPITEAATIIAIGGLCGMIAPPVNVPAMIIGGGIDMPYVGFTIPLLILTIPVAIFSVLYLGLKYVKTIDYDKVEKEIDQTAVTEYGFKLYIPVIAVVILMIVDKVFPRVFGLGMPLIFMIGTVIGLFCGKKVNLVTVSKEAINQCLPVLGILMGVGMFIQTMTLTGVRGYIVVNSLSLPSAMLFVAMAITIPLFGAVSSYGAASVLGVPFLMAFLSYNQIITGSAISFIAALGDLMPPTALAGIFAAQIVGMDKYTPVLKKSLVPGIVVILYSIVIILLSNKLGSIIF; this is encoded by the coding sequence ATGTCAATAGAACTTATACTATTTTTAACTATGGTAATTGTATTTATGGCATCTTGCTTTGTACTAAAATTACCAGTAAGTATTGCGATGGTTTTAGCATCGATTTCAGCTATGATTGTATCTGGAAACGGAATACCAGTAAGACATTTAGTAGAGGGGTGTTTCGGGTATATAGATACTATTTTGGTTATTGCAACAGCAATGGTTTTTATGAAGGTAGTCCAAGAAATTGGAACTTTAAATGCTTTGAGTGCTTCAATGCTTAAAAAGTTTCATAAAACACCAGCTATATTGTTAATAATTTTAATGTTTATATCTATGTTCCCAGGAATGATAACAGGATCATCAACAGCATCTGTTTTAACAGCAGGAAGCATAGTAGCACCAATTTTAATGTTAATAGGAATTCCTATAACAGAAGCTGCTACAATAATCGCTATTGGTGGACTTTGTGGAATGATAGCACCTCCAGTAAACGTTCCAGCTATGATAATAGGTGGAGGAATTGATATGCCATATGTAGGATTTACTATTCCACTTCTTATTTTAACAATACCAGTTGCTATATTCTCAGTTTTATATTTAGGATTAAAATATGTTAAAACTATAGATTATGACAAGGTAGAAAAAGAGATTGACCAAACAGCTGTAACTGAGTATGGATTTAAACTATATATTCCAGTAATAGCAGTAGTTATATTAATGATAGTTGATAAAGTTTTCCCAAGAGTATTTGGATTAGGAATGCCATTAATATTTATGATAGGTACAGTAATTGGATTATTCTGTGGAAAGAAAGTTAATCTTGTAACAGTATCAAAAGAAGCGATAAATCAATGTTTACCAGTATTAGGAATATTAATGGGTGTAGGAATGTTTATTCAAACTATGACTTTAACAGGTGTCAGAGGATACATTGTTGTAAATAGTTTAAGTCTTCCATCAGCTATGCTATTTGTAGCTATGGCAATAACAATACCTTTATTTGGTGCAGTATCATCATATGGTGCAGCGTCTGTACTAGGAGTTCCTTTCTTAATGGCTTTCCTATCATACAACCAAATTATAACAGGATCAGCAATATCTTTTATAGCAGCTTTAGGAGATTTGATGCCTCCAACAGCATTAGCTGGAATATTTGCTGCTCAGATAGTTGGAATGGATAAATATACACCTGTTTTGAAAAAATCTTTGGTTCCCGGAATAGTAGTGATATTATATTCAATAGTTATAATATTATTATCTAACAAATTAGGAAGTATTATATTTTAG
- a CDS encoding succinylglutamate desuccinylase — MEGNKKTGIAIIFLSLAIAFTAGKEFLKMREPEPIVKGEGVTSVQKLSDYLPSLKGTSGDSDVYIFKGEEPGGSTLVLGGTHGNEPSGLIGATLLVENAKVKKGTLYVLPRTNGSGLTHNDPQEGSPQRYTIKTPFGERWFRFGSRATNPLDQWPDPDVYVHAASGQNLSGSETRNINRAYPGRPDGTYTEKVAYAITEMIRQNDINLTIDLHEASPEYPVINAIVSHERAMGIASQVAMNLEFEDIAISLEPSPVSLRGLTHRELGDYTDTYAVLMESANASQGRLRGKTDANLVLTGKDPRYVEAAKLGRLYVPYDENGHPLEERVGRHLSGIMQFITVMGENEPDKEMIVEGVPIYADLMENGIGHYLKEVK; from the coding sequence ATGGAAGGAAATAAAAAAACAGGAATAGCTATAATTTTTCTCTCTTTAGCAATTGCATTTACTGCAGGAAAAGAATTTCTTAAAATGAGAGAGCCAGAACCTATTGTAAAAGGAGAGGGAGTAACATCTGTACAAAAATTAAGTGATTATTTACCGTCGCTAAAAGGAACATCTGGGGATAGTGATGTCTATATATTTAAAGGAGAAGAACCAGGAGGAAGCACTTTAGTTCTTGGAGGAACTCACGGAAATGAGCCGTCAGGACTTATAGGTGCAACACTTTTAGTAGAAAATGCTAAAGTTAAAAAAGGAACTTTATATGTACTTCCAAGAACAAATGGAAGTGGACTTACTCATAACGACCCACAAGAAGGTTCTCCACAAAGATATACAATAAAAACTCCTTTTGGAGAAAGATGGTTTAGATTTGGTTCAAGAGCAACAAATCCTTTAGATCAATGGCCAGATCCAGATGTTTATGTACACGCAGCTTCTGGACAAAATCTATCAGGAAGTGAAACAAGAAATATAAATAGAGCTTATCCTGGAAGACCAGACGGAACTTATACAGAAAAAGTGGCTTATGCTATCACTGAAATGATAAGACAAAATGATATTAATTTAACAATAGATTTACACGAAGCATCTCCAGAATATCCAGTTATCAATGCTATTGTTTCTCACGAAAGAGCAATGGGAATCGCTTCACAAGTGGCTATGAATTTAGAATTTGAAGATATAGCAATAAGTTTGGAACCATCTCCAGTAAGTTTAAGAGGATTAACTCATAGAGAGTTAGGAGACTACACAGATACTTATGCAGTTCTTATGGAATCTGCTAATGCCTCTCAAGGAAGACTTAGAGGAAAAACTGATGCTAATCTAGTTTTAACAGGAAAAGACCCAAGATATGTTGAAGCTGCAAAACTTGGAAGATTATATGTTCCTTATGATGAAAATGGACATCCATTAGAAGAAAGAGTAGGAAGACATCTTTCAGGAATTATGCAATTTATCACTGTTATGGGAGAAAATGAACCTGATAAAGAAATGATAGTTGAAGGTGTACCAATCTATGCTGACTTAATGGAAAATGGAATAGGACACTATTTAAAAGAAGTAAAATAG
- the pgsB gene encoding poly-gamma-glutamate synthase PgsB codes for MEKFILILISMYFGYLFYEKMMTEKRRKKLKYVIHINGIRGKSTTSRLIDAGMRARGYKVFTKITGTSPRIIDTFGEEKEILRKGKANIREQIKAIKWADRENAEVLVLECMAVNPELQNICENKILKADICVITNVREDHLDEMGESLDEIAKSLSNTMPTNGVLFTSDKKYVDFFREIGNKKGTKVFLAEEKEEYREIDFPSNVAVALAVCKYAGVDEKKALERMRNYYKDPGCLKTLCYKNQMDKKIYFVNAMAANDPNSTEIILENISKKDYFKNRKYLLINNRKDRVSRWEQYIKFAKKMEERFDKIIVSGESKDLFYKYITKENISKDKIEILEDKNYFDKIDEDILIVAVGNICGYGKSLVEYIEKKGEVVDG; via the coding sequence ATGGAAAAATTTATTTTAATTTTAATAAGTATGTATTTTGGTTATCTTTTTTATGAAAAAATGATGACTGAAAAAAGAAGAAAAAAATTGAAATATGTGATTCACATAAATGGAATAAGAGGAAAATCTACAACTTCTAGATTGATTGACGCTGGAATGAGAGCTAGAGGATATAAAGTTTTTACTAAAATCACTGGAACTTCTCCAAGAATTATAGATACTTTTGGAGAGGAAAAAGAGATTTTAAGAAAGGGAAAGGCAAATATAAGGGAGCAGATAAAGGCTATAAAATGGGCTGACAGAGAAAATGCAGAAGTGTTAGTTTTGGAATGTATGGCAGTAAATCCAGAACTTCAAAATATCTGTGAAAATAAAATATTAAAAGCTGATATTTGTGTAATCACTAATGTAAGAGAAGACCATCTTGATGAAATGGGGGAAAGTCTAGATGAGATAGCTAAGTCTTTAAGCAATACGATGCCTACTAATGGAGTCTTATTTACAAGTGATAAAAAATATGTAGATTTTTTTAGAGAGATAGGAAATAAAAAAGGAACAAAAGTTTTTTTGGCAGAAGAAAAAGAAGAATATAGGGAAATTGATTTTCCAAGTAATGTGGCAGTGGCTTTAGCAGTTTGTAAATATGCTGGAGTTGATGAAAAAAAAGCTTTAGAAAGAATGAGAAACTATTATAAAGATCCTGGTTGTTTAAAGACTCTTTGTTATAAAAATCAAATGGACAAAAAAATATATTTTGTTAATGCTATGGCTGCTAATGATCCAAATTCAACTGAAATAATTTTAGAAAATATTTCAAAAAAAGATTATTTCAAAAATAGGAAATATTTATTGATTAATAACAGAAAAGATAGGGTTAGTCGTTGGGAACAGTATATAAAATTTGCTAAAAAAATGGAAGAGAGATTTGATAAAATAATTGTTTCTGGAGAGAGTAAAGATTTGTTTTATAAATATATTACTAAAGAAAATATTTCAAAAGATAAAATTGAAATATTAGAAGATAAAAATTATTTTGATAAAATTGATGAAGATATTTTAATAGTGGCAGTTGGCAATATTTGTGGATATGGAAAAAGTTTAGTGGAATATATAGAGAAAAAGGGGGAGGTTGTAGATGGTTAA